One part of the Macrobrachium rosenbergii isolate ZJJX-2024 chromosome 3, ASM4041242v1, whole genome shotgun sequence genome encodes these proteins:
- the LOC136855642 gene encoding enolase-phosphatase E1-like yields MDDNHGSIDICRGQEIVVLVEEAQRDLILVTYNHGTQVFQGVLLDSSKGQLPCGIYPPGGEFPPKPPPDLSVTDNDDKLYSVKQRHTYFQQDGTLPEGNSKDKKGVQLRKSISLTQRFKNSRMTVRLRPRQVLCSKCQSICNEKSENVSGAKGQRATEPPTAAKNSNENSRGNTRSSRDRGNQEQQESNSSHSRRSERSPQKSVMLVPKLVKLKPSEIEAATNRRSPSTRGTRSDSDSCDNESNMGVISNSAYSVLENNNSSEGKVPKLKLSTNMCTASESQEGKKKGRIPKMTISTLAISPPRHEASKDSDKVSDAKSLSIPKMILSTSGIVSEYVSDKKDKENTKIRKESGDSRTDAKELRLRSGNIHKLTITAAGQGYSESLNDRLSPIPKLTILPVVQKKEVQEDKETSEIKHSKVVKSHSEEIPSEKMSLRKKRSLGSMEDLWDESVFDETAKKHRREDSEEEKSQEAVKQGCEEKESLEGEKPKSTPVLKISFGPEGKGTVLKIPSKSTVVSLSTPEVETEEEISKKSKDMSAKAARKALKKAKKEAQRKAMMGNASPASVMGGMSPRFGGMSPLRLGGVSPARLGGFSPARFGGTSPARFGGMSPARAAAVDLSTRDLPTKKHKHKVKHKKKHKDERRHKSQEETKVQVDVKGENKDSSCPPDSTDADIPVENITPDDAWNASEAREGAVDLTNPNQARQLPNSKVVAQPSTTLQHFRHKLSISIKRVSNASYVACDSSHSDGERTVTPTSNSAQEDKDKSPVLKSTAENTVLERTTDNFEANECSKNSLPDANVFQELEEEKKYLSVMECPENYSNDNFSANTYRMETPEPSLPGSDSPGSDDPCNGAIPDFPSRAPSIEEMSHTSASLLMKLSWQEVNHCNVSDGRIMKIGDVVWGKIHGFPWWPAKVIAIRILREVNGETKWQQAHVSWYGSSTQSLMPADTLQPFLQMFKVRYNKRKRGPYREAIKQATCEAEQTSVDPLMSLHIDHHQGHLPLQHQSQVQLRTSTQVLNQKYLKPLQLNQQYLGNPPQQISPPVQPHSAPVSQQPHQLQHQQPQMQPQQQQQQQQQQKTPENLPVLSASPREVDVVS; encoded by the exons atggacGACAATCATGGCAGTATTGATATATGTAGAGGCCAAGAAATCGTCGTCCTAGTCGAGGAAGCCCAACGAGACCTGATATTAGTGACCTACAATCATGGCACTCAAGTTTTCCAGGGTGTTTTACTCGATTCTTCGAAAGG GCAACTCCCGTGTGGTATATACCCCCCTGGGGGTGAGTTTCCTCCAAAACCACCACCTGACCTGAGTGTAACTGACAATGACGATAAACTTTATTCAGTTAAGCAAAGACACACTTATTTCCAGCAGGATGGAACACTACCAGAAGGAAATTCTAAAGATAAAAAGGGCGTACAACTTAGAAAGTCAATTTCACTCACACAGCGGTTCAAAAATTCACGAATGACAGTGCGACTAAGACCAAGACAAGTGTTGTGTTCAAAATGTCAGTCAATCTGtaatgaaaaatctgaaaatgttagtGGAGCAAAAGGGCAAAGGGCAACTGAGCCCCCAACTGCTGCtaaaaattctaatgaaaattCACGAGGGAACACCAGGAGCTCACGAGATAGGGGTAATCAGGAACAGCAAGAGTCGAATTCATCTCACAGTAGGAGGTCTGAAAGATCACCTCAAAAAAGTGTTATGCTAGTCCCGAAATTAGTTAAATTAAAACCTAGTGAAATTGAGGCAGCCACAAACAGAAGAAGTCCATCCACGCGAGGTACCCGCAGTGATTCAGATTCCTGTGATAATGAATCGAATATGGGTGTGATTTCAAACTCGGCATATTCCGTTTTAGAGAATAATAATTCAAGTGAGGGTAAGGTTCCAAAACTGAAACTTTCTACGAACATGTGTACAGCATCAGAATCTCAGGAAGGTAAGAAAAAAGGTCGTATTCCCAAAATGACCATATCGACCCTTGCCATATCACCACCAAGACACGAAGCTTCCAAAGACAGTGATAAGGTAAGTGATGCAAAAAGTTTAAGCATACCAAAAATGATATTATCGACAAGTGGAATAGTTTCAGAATATGTTagtgataaaaaagataaagagaatacTAAAATTAGGAAAGAAAGTGGTGACTCACGTACGGATGCCAAGGAATTAAGGTTAAGGTCTGGTAACATACACAAGCTGACGATAACAGCAGCTGGACAAGGTTACAGTGAGTCATTAAATGATCGCTTATCCCCTATCCCAAAATTAACAATATTACCTGTAGTGCAAAAGAAAGAAGTTCAGGAAGACAAAGAAACATCTGAAATTAAGCATAGCAAAGTGGTGAAGAGCCATTCTGAGGAAATTCCATCAGAGAAGATGAGTCTAAGGAAGAAACGTTCCCTTGGTTCAATGGAAGATTTGTGGGATGAAAGTGTATTTGATGAAACTGCTAAAAAACACCGAAGAGAGGATTCTGAAGAGGAGAAATCACAAGAGGCAGTGAAGCAGGGGTGTGAGGAAAAGGAATCTTTAGAAGGAGAAAAGCCAAAATCAACACCTGTACTAAAAATTTCGTTTGGTCCTGAAGGGAAGGGTACTGTATTAAAGATACCTTCAAAGAGTACCGTTGTTAGCTTGAGTACACCTGAGGTAGAGACAGAGgaagaaatttcaaagaaatcAAAAGACATGAGTGCCAAAGCAGCAAGAAAAGCCCTTAAGAAAGCCAAAAAAGAAGCTCAGAGAAAGGCTATGATGGGGAATGCATCACCTGCGTCAGTCATGGGTGGAATGTCTCCAAGATTTGGAGGTATGTCTCCTCTGAGGCTAGGGGGTGTGTCTCCAGCAAGATTGGGTGGATTTTCTCCAGCCAGATTTGGGGGAACTTCTCCAGCAAGATTTGGGGGGATGTCTCCTGCTCGAGCAGCAGCTGTAGACCTATCAACACGTGATTTACCGACTAAAAAGCACAAACATAAAGTAAAGCACAAAAAGAAGCACAAAGATGAACGTCGCCATAAATCCCAAGAAGAAACTAAAGTCCAGGTTGATGTCAAgggtgaaaataaagattcgtcTTGTCCTCCAGATTCTACAGATGCAGATATTCCTGTTGAAAACATAACTCCAGATGATGCGTGGAATGCTTCAGAGGCCAGAGAGGGAGCTGTTGACTTGACAAATCCCAATCAGGCTAGACAGTTGCCAAATTCAAAAGTAGTTGCTCAGCCAAGTACAACCTTACAGCACTTTCGTCATAAACTTTCCATATCCATTAAGAGAGTAAGTAATGCTAGTTATGTTGCTTGTGACTCCAGCCATTCAGATGGGGAAAGAACTGTCACACCAACGAGCAATAGTGCTCAGGAAGATAAGGATAAGTCACCAGTATTGAAAAGTACAGCAGAAAATACTGTGCTTGAAAGAACTACAGATAATTTTGAAGCAAATGAATGTTCCAAAAATTCATTGCCAGATGCAAATGTATTTCAAGaattggaagaggaaaagaaatatttgtctGTGATGGAATGCCCTGAAAATTATAGCAATGACAATTTTTCAGCTAATACATATAGGATGGAAACACCTGAGCCATCTCTTCCTGGAAGTGACTCACCAGGTAGTGATGACCCGTGTAATGGGGCCATTCCAGATTTTCCCAGTCGGGCTCCAAGCATTGAGGAGATGAGCCACACCAGTGCTTCCCTTCTCATGAAACTGAGCTGGCAAGAAGTGAATCATTGTAATGTGTCTGACGGAAGAATAATGAAGATTGGAGATGTTGTATGGGGCAAGATTCATGGCTTTCCTTGGTGGCCAGCTAAG GTCATTGCAATACGAATCTTGCGAGAAGTTAATGGAGAGACCAAGTGGCAGCAGGCGCATGTTAGTTGGTATGGTTCTTCCACTCAATCACTTATGCCTGCTGATACGTTGCAGCCTTTTCTTCAGATGTTTAAG gtTCGATATAATAAAAGAAAGCGGGGACCTTATCGAGAGGCTATCAAACAGGCGACGTGTGAGGCTGAACAGACATCAGTTGATCCTTTAATGTCCCTTCATATTGACCATCATCAGGGACACCTTCCTTTACAACACCAGTCTCAGGTCCAGCTCAGAACAAGTACTCAAGTGTTGAACCAGAAGTACTTAAAACCTTTGCAGTTAAACCAACAGTATTTAGGTAATCCACCTCAACAAATTTCACCTCCAGTACAGCCCCATTCAGCACCAGTAAGTCAGCAACCTCATCAGCTACAGCACCAACAGCCGCAGATGCAGccgcaacaacagcaacagcagcagcagcaacagaagACCCCAGAAAATCTACCTGTCCTTAGCGCCTCCCCACGTGAAGTAGATGTTGTTAGCTGA